The following are from one region of the Amycolatopsis sp. QT-25 genome:
- a CDS encoding alpha/beta hydrolase translates to MVTTAESADGTPIVFERRGAGPVVVIVAGAGNDRHGDEPLVAELTAEFSVVTYDRRGRGDSGDTAPYAVEREIEDLAAVVASLGEPVTVHGISSGGALALLAAAAGVPMARLSVFEPPYRGETEEVPEGYAGEMRRLVAADRWDDAVALFMRSAVGSPAEAVAEAKATPMWAELRSFAPTLVHDAFVMRDSKVPGELASIATPVLLVNSNGSTDWLKAAALAAAKVIPGARQVELDGEFHSVPPERLAPELSAFYRDPRQGAGRPLRAGRSDSRLGG, encoded by the coding sequence ATGGTCACCACAGCGGAGTCCGCCGACGGCACGCCGATCGTGTTCGAGCGGCGAGGCGCTGGGCCGGTGGTGGTGATCGTCGCCGGTGCGGGTAACGACCGGCACGGCGACGAACCCCTGGTGGCGGAACTGACGGCCGAGTTCTCCGTCGTGACCTACGACCGCCGGGGCCGGGGCGACAGTGGCGACACCGCGCCGTATGCGGTCGAGCGCGAAATCGAAGACTTGGCCGCTGTCGTCGCCTCGCTCGGTGAGCCGGTGACCGTGCACGGCATCTCCTCCGGTGGGGCGCTGGCCCTCCTCGCCGCCGCGGCCGGCGTGCCGATGGCGCGCCTGTCGGTCTTCGAGCCGCCTTATCGCGGCGAAACGGAAGAAGTCCCCGAGGGGTATGCCGGCGAGATGCGCCGCCTGGTCGCGGCGGACCGGTGGGACGATGCCGTCGCGCTGTTCATGAGGTCCGCGGTCGGCTCCCCGGCGGAAGCCGTCGCCGAGGCCAAGGCGACGCCGATGTGGGCCGAACTGCGGTCGTTCGCGCCCACGCTCGTCCACGACGCCTTCGTGATGCGGGATTCGAAGGTGCCGGGCGAACTGGCGTCGATCGCCACGCCCGTCCTCCTGGTGAACAGCAACGGCAGCACGGACTGGTTGAAGGCCGCCGCTCTCGCCGCCGCGAAGGTCATCCCGGGGGCGCGGCAAGTCGAGCTGGACGGCGAGTTCCACAGTGTCCCGCCGGAGCGGCTCGCGCCGGAACTCAGCGCGTTCTACCGGGATCCTCGACAAGGCGCAGGTAGACCGCTCCGCGCGGGGAGATCCGATAGCCGGCTTGGAGGCTGA
- a CDS encoding pseudouridine synthase, translating into MRRKLRPPLPPRHGLDPARLKMPAEGPWTTLREHLVERLPRVEPERIAEMLREERIVGPDGPLGLDSPFVPDSFIWFHRDLPEEVEVPFEVSVVHRDEHFLIADKPHFLATIPRGRHILQTALVRLRRELDLPALSPAHRLDRVTAGLILFVSTPDLRGKYQTMFRDRLVHKEYEAIARYDPDVAMPREISSRIVKERGVIAAQEVDGAPNAETRVELIEHRGGLGRYRLVPATGRTHQLRLHMSGLGLPILGDDFYPELTETPLDDFTEPLQLLAKVLEFTDPVTGENRRFESRRTLEAWTDPGAWHRGPERVGVANRVVEG; encoded by the coding sequence ATGAGACGCAAGCTCCGCCCGCCGCTCCCGCCCCGCCACGGGCTCGACCCCGCGAGGCTCAAGATGCCCGCCGAGGGACCGTGGACGACGTTGCGGGAGCACCTGGTCGAGCGACTCCCCCGGGTCGAGCCCGAGCGGATCGCGGAGATGCTCCGCGAGGAGCGCATCGTCGGCCCGGACGGACCACTCGGCCTCGATTCGCCGTTCGTGCCGGACTCGTTCATCTGGTTCCACCGGGACCTGCCCGAAGAGGTCGAGGTCCCGTTCGAGGTCTCCGTCGTGCACCGCGACGAGCATTTCCTGATCGCCGACAAACCGCACTTCCTCGCGACGATCCCGCGCGGGCGGCACATCCTGCAGACCGCGCTGGTCCGCCTCCGCCGGGAACTCGACCTGCCCGCGCTCAGCCCCGCGCACCGGCTCGACCGGGTCACCGCCGGGCTCATCCTGTTCGTGAGCACTCCCGACCTTCGCGGCAAGTATCAGACGATGTTCCGGGATCGCTTGGTGCACAAGGAATACGAGGCGATCGCGCGGTACGATCCGGACGTCGCGATGCCGCGCGAGATCAGCAGCCGCATCGTCAAGGAACGCGGAGTGATCGCCGCGCAAGAGGTCGACGGAGCGCCCAACGCCGAAACCCGCGTCGAGCTGATCGAGCACCGCGGCGGCCTCGGCCGCTACCGCCTGGTCCCCGCGACCGGCCGCACGCATCAGCTCAGGTTGCACATGAGCGGCCTCGGCTTGCCGATCCTCGGCGACGACTTCTACCCGGAGCTGACCGAAACCCCGCTCGACGACTTCACCGAACCGTTGCAGCTACTGGCGAAGGTTCTCGAGTTCACCGATCCGGTGACCGGGGAAAACCGCCGGTTCGAAAGCAGGCGGACGCTCGAAGCGTGGACGGATCCCGGCGCCTGGCACCGAGGTCCGGAACGGGTCGGAGTGGCGAATAGGGTTGTCGAGGGGTAG
- a CDS encoding DUF5313 domain-containing protein — protein sequence MPRKRPDVFRWLWYSLGGRLPERYHDWILHDATTGSWRWRHVARSTVMIAPLCAAWLLLPGPLTLRLAIVLMAALVAYFYSMAYMEESIEHRLAKNGFPPGIGRRTRAEATAIADAEATERYLARYRDQAG from the coding sequence ATGCCCCGCAAGCGCCCGGACGTGTTCCGCTGGCTGTGGTACTCACTCGGCGGCAGGCTGCCCGAGCGCTACCACGACTGGATCCTCCACGACGCGACCACCGGAAGCTGGCGCTGGCGGCATGTCGCGCGCAGCACGGTGATGATCGCGCCGCTCTGCGCGGCGTGGCTCCTCCTGCCCGGCCCGCTCACCCTGCGGCTGGCGATCGTGCTGATGGCCGCGCTCGTGGCGTACTTCTATTCGATGGCGTACATGGAGGAAAGCATCGAGCACCGGCTCGCCAAGAACGGCTTCCCGCCGGGCATCGGCCGTCGGACCCGCGCCGAGGCCACCGCGATCGCGGACGCGGAGGCGACCGAGCGGTACCTCGCGCGGTACCGAGACCAGGCCGGATGA